The following are encoded together in the Robertmurraya sp. FSL R5-0851 genome:
- the hslO gene encoding Hsp33 family molecular chaperone HslO, with amino-acid sequence MSDYLIKALAYDGQVRAYAARSTETVGEAQRRHYTWPTASAALGRAMTAGVMMGAMLKGEEKITIRINGGGPLGPILIDTNAKGEVRGYVTNPQTHFDLNEHGKLDVRRAVGTDGFLSVVKDIGLRENFTGQVPLVSGELGEDFTYYFVTSEQVPSSVGVGVLVNPDNSILAAGGFIIQLMPGTEDKTITEIENRLKTIEPISKMIEKGLTPEQILNELLGQENVKILESLPVTFSCTCSKEKFSNGIISLGKEEIEDMIETDGQAEAQCHFCNEKYQFTKEELEKLKEQVKF; translated from the coding sequence ATGAGTGACTATTTAATAAAAGCTCTTGCTTATGATGGGCAAGTTCGTGCCTACGCGGCTAGGAGTACAGAAACAGTAGGAGAGGCACAAAGACGTCATTATACATGGCCTACTGCATCAGCTGCCTTAGGAAGAGCTATGACTGCAGGAGTAATGATGGGGGCTATGTTAAAAGGGGAAGAAAAAATCACTATCAGGATCAATGGTGGGGGTCCTCTTGGCCCGATATTAATTGATACCAATGCAAAAGGGGAAGTGCGCGGTTATGTAACCAATCCCCAAACTCATTTTGATTTGAATGAACATGGAAAGCTGGATGTTCGAAGAGCAGTTGGGACAGATGGTTTTTTATCTGTCGTTAAAGATATTGGACTTCGTGAGAACTTTACAGGTCAAGTACCTCTTGTGTCCGGAGAACTGGGTGAAGATTTTACTTATTACTTTGTCACTTCCGAACAAGTTCCTTCATCTGTCGGTGTGGGTGTCTTAGTAAATCCTGATAATAGTATTCTCGCTGCAGGTGGATTTATTATTCAGCTGATGCCTGGAACCGAAGATAAAACCATTACGGAAATCGAAAATCGTTTAAAAACCATTGAACCAATCTCTAAGATGATTGAAAAGGGACTCACTCCCGAACAAATACTAAATGAGCTACTGGGCCAAGAAAATGTAAAAATTCTCGAATCATTACCTGTTACTTTCTCATGTACCTGTTCAAAGGAGAAATTCTCTAATGGAATTATCTCTTTAGGTAAAGAGGAAATCGAAGATATGATTGAGACAGATGGTCAAGCAGAAGCACAATGTCATTTCTGTAATGAAAAATATCAGTTTACGAAAGAAGAATTAGAGAAATTAAAGGAACAGGTAAAATTTTAA
- a CDS encoding peptidyl-prolyl cis-trans isomerase, whose product MVDKKYLKSLVVGLLLLNIVTIIFFLSRDNGGSKEVVATIGNETITRQEWLGEMEERYGRDVLSEMIDQKAIAQLANKYDISISKKAVDRELLLVKTMYGSGSNEMVDEEKWREQIQYSIMLDELLTKDVVVEEEDLKKFYEENSSLYKIPTAYHLSHIIVETEEEAIKAIEELEQGTSFEALAMERSIDEFSANQGGDIGYVSEEMDQYARDYLAAVQKLKENEWAGPIKTDNGFSIVLLHDQIKGRTFEFKDVKESIRRQIALEQMDVTTTARDFWEEAKVDWFYEQN is encoded by the coding sequence ATGGTGGATAAAAAGTACTTAAAGTCTTTAGTTGTCGGCCTTCTCTTGCTAAATATTGTAACCATTATTTTTTTTCTATCACGGGATAACGGTGGTAGTAAAGAGGTAGTGGCAACGATAGGGAATGAGACAATAACTAGACAGGAATGGCTTGGGGAAATGGAAGAGCGTTATGGCCGTGATGTATTAAGTGAGATGATCGATCAAAAAGCAATCGCTCAATTAGCTAATAAATATGATATCTCCATTTCAAAAAAAGCAGTAGATAGGGAGCTTCTCCTGGTGAAAACCATGTATGGTTCAGGATCTAATGAGATGGTAGATGAAGAAAAATGGAGAGAACAAATCCAGTATAGTATCATGCTGGATGAGCTGCTGACAAAAGATGTGGTAGTGGAAGAAGAAGATTTAAAAAAGTTTTATGAGGAAAATTCTAGCCTGTACAAAATTCCGACTGCTTACCACCTTTCTCATATCATTGTAGAGACGGAAGAAGAAGCAATAAAGGCAATAGAGGAGCTTGAACAGGGTACAAGTTTTGAAGCATTGGCAATGGAACGCTCCATCGATGAATTCAGTGCCAATCAAGGCGGGGATATTGGTTATGTTAGTGAAGAGATGGACCAATATGCCCGCGACTATTTAGCAGCTGTTCAGAAGTTGAAGGAAAACGAGTGGGCAGGACCAATTAAAACAGATAATGGTTTCTCGATTGTATTGCTTCACGATCAAATAAAAGGTAGAACGTTTGAGTTTAAGGATGTGAAGGAAAGTATCCGAAGACAAATCGCCTTGGAGCAAATGGATGTAACCACAACGGCGCGTGACTTTTGGGAAGAGGCTAAGGTTGATTGGTTTTACGAACAGAACTAA
- the cysK gene encoding cysteine synthase A: MVRVANSISELVGQTPIVKLNRLVEEGSAEVYLKLEYMNPGSSVKDRIALAMIESAEESGELKAGDTIVEPTSGNTGIGLAMVAAAKGYRAILVMPETMSMERRNLLRAYGAELVLTPGPEGMGGAIRKAEELAKENGYFMPQQFKNLSNPEVHRRTTGKEIVEQMSEGLDAFVSGIGTGGTITGAGQVLKQNFDNIKIYAVEPVDSPVLSGGKPGPHKIQGIGAGFVPDILDTTVYDEVIQISNDQAFEFARRAAKEEGILGGISSGAAICAALKVAKELGAGKKVLAIIPSNGERYLSTPLYQFED; this comes from the coding sequence ATGGTACGTGTAGCAAACTCTATTTCAGAACTAGTCGGACAAACGCCGATTGTAAAGCTTAATCGCCTTGTTGAAGAAGGTAGCGCAGAAGTATACTTAAAGCTTGAATATATGAACCCAGGAAGCTCGGTAAAAGACCGTATTGCTCTTGCAATGATCGAGTCCGCTGAAGAGAGTGGAGAACTTAAAGCGGGAGATACGATTGTTGAGCCAACGAGTGGTAACACTGGAATTGGTCTTGCCATGGTTGCAGCAGCAAAAGGATACAGAGCGATTCTGGTTATGCCTGAAACGATGAGTATGGAAAGACGCAACTTACTTCGTGCATACGGAGCAGAGCTTGTTTTAACACCGGGTCCAGAAGGAATGGGTGGAGCTATTCGTAAAGCGGAAGAACTTGCAAAAGAAAATGGTTACTTTATGCCACAACAATTTAAAAACCTATCTAACCCTGAAGTTCACAGAAGAACGACAGGTAAGGAAATTGTTGAACAGATGAGCGAAGGTCTTGATGCATTCGTTTCAGGGATTGGAACGGGCGGAACCATTACAGGTGCTGGTCAAGTTCTTAAGCAAAATTTTGACAATATTAAAATTTATGCGGTTGAACCGGTTGATTCACCTGTATTATCTGGTGGTAAACCAGGTCCACACAAAATTCAAGGAATCGGTGCAGGTTTTGTTCCTGATATTCTTGACACAACGGTCTACGACGAAGTAATTCAAATCTCTAATGATCAAGCTTTTGAATTTGCACGTCGTGCAGCGAAGGAAGAAGGAATTCTTGGAGGGATCTCTTCTGGGGCAGCTATCTGTGCAGCATTAAAGGTAGCAAAAGAACTTGGAGCAGGTAAGAAAGTACTAGCAATTATTCCAAGTAACGGTGAGCGTTACCTAAGTACTCCATTATATCAATTTGAAGATTAA
- a CDS encoding chorismate-binding protein: MKILTLNSKQIPFDKERFYEKYRELSGSYEHHVLLESGRGGRYNIAAFGPETIFIGKNHKLTIVEKENKQELEGNPLHLMKEYLSQYQMERQERLPDFQGGLIGYISYDYVRYIEKLPRFSTDDLDMPEVYFFLFNEWFVFDHEEETLWLLQIQEKGYENPDALYEWESKWTGPLMKFETERIMPATDELHVSMSDEQFMKAVERIQEYIAQGDIFQVNLSVRQAKAISIPAVNVYDQLRQLNPSPYMSYLHTPEFQIVGGSPELLVKKQGNEVSTRPIAGTRSRGKNEEEDLRLAKELIENEKERAEHVMLVDLERNDLGRVCEYGSVEVNEFMVIERYSHVMHIVSNVRGVIRPDQTSFDLIDASFPGGTITGAPKVRTMEIIEELEPVQRGIYTGSMGWIGFNDDMEINIVIRTMLVKDGQAFVQAGAGIVIDSNPKHEYKESLKKAMALWRAKELAEKGEFH, encoded by the coding sequence TTGAAGATATTAACACTAAATAGCAAACAAATACCTTTTGATAAAGAAAGGTTTTACGAGAAGTACAGGGAGCTTTCTGGGTCATATGAACACCATGTATTGTTAGAAAGTGGCCGGGGTGGACGATACAATATTGCCGCCTTTGGGCCAGAAACAATCTTTATAGGGAAAAACCACAAACTAACGATTGTTGAAAAGGAAAATAAACAGGAACTAGAAGGGAATCCTCTTCATTTAATGAAGGAATATCTTTCTCAGTATCAGATGGAGCGTCAGGAAAGACTTCCCGATTTTCAAGGAGGCCTTATTGGTTATATTAGCTATGACTATGTGCGCTATATAGAAAAACTGCCTCGATTTTCAACGGATGATTTGGACATGCCTGAGGTTTATTTTTTCCTATTTAACGAATGGTTTGTATTTGATCACGAAGAGGAAACGCTCTGGCTCTTGCAGATTCAAGAAAAGGGTTATGAAAATCCAGATGCTCTATATGAATGGGAGTCAAAGTGGACAGGTCCACTAATGAAGTTCGAAACAGAAAGAATCATGCCAGCTACTGATGAACTGCATGTTTCGATGAGTGACGAACAGTTTATGAAAGCAGTAGAAAGAATTCAGGAATACATTGCTCAAGGTGACATCTTCCAAGTGAATTTATCTGTTCGCCAAGCAAAAGCGATATCGATTCCAGCAGTGAATGTATACGACCAACTCAGACAATTGAACCCGTCACCGTATATGAGTTATTTACATACTCCTGAGTTTCAAATTGTAGGTGGGTCTCCTGAGCTCCTTGTTAAAAAGCAAGGAAATGAGGTTAGTACAAGACCGATTGCTGGTACACGCTCTCGAGGAAAGAATGAGGAAGAAGATCTCAGGCTTGCTAAAGAACTTATTGAAAATGAAAAAGAGAGAGCAGAGCATGTGATGCTTGTTGATTTGGAACGAAATGATTTAGGGAGAGTCTGTGAGTACGGATCGGTCGAAGTGAATGAATTTATGGTCATCGAAAGATATTCGCATGTTATGCATATTGTCTCGAATGTGAGAGGAGTCATACGACCAGATCAAACATCCTTTGATTTGATTGATGCTTCCTTTCCAGGTGGTACGATTACAGGAGCCCCTAAGGTTCGAACCATGGAGATTATTGAAGAGCTCGAGCCGGTCCAGCGCGGAATTTACACAGGATCTATGGGTTGGATTGGTTTCAATGATGATATGGAAATTAATATTGTCATTCGAACCATGCTAGTAAAGGACGGACAAGCTTTTGTACAAGCGGGAGCAGGGATTGTCATAGATTCCAATCCTAAACATGAATATAAAGAATCTTTGAAAAAGGCAATGGCTCTTTGGAGAGCAAAAGAACTAGCGGAAAAAGGTGAATTCCATTGA
- the pabA gene encoding aminodeoxychorismate/anthranilate synthase component II, with product MILMIDNYDSFTFNLVQYLGELGETLEVKRNDAISIKDIEELGPNFLMVSPGPCSPNEAGISLRAIEEFAGKIPIFGVCLGHQSIAQVFGGDVVQAERLMHGKTSLMYHDGKTIFEGLPNPFPATRYHSLIVKRDTLPDCFEISAWTKEGEIMAIRHKDLPVEGVQFHPESIMTTAGKQLLQNFVSYYKMELSPKDEGY from the coding sequence TTGATTTTAATGATAGATAATTATGACTCATTTACTTTTAATCTTGTTCAGTATCTAGGTGAACTTGGTGAGACTTTGGAAGTTAAACGAAATGACGCCATAAGTATTAAAGACATTGAAGAATTAGGACCAAACTTTCTTATGGTTTCACCTGGTCCATGTAGCCCCAACGAAGCTGGGATATCATTAAGGGCGATAGAGGAATTCGCTGGGAAGATTCCTATCTTTGGTGTATGCCTAGGACATCAATCGATCGCTCAAGTATTCGGGGGAGATGTCGTGCAAGCGGAACGGTTAATGCATGGCAAAACCTCTCTTATGTATCATGATGGAAAAACAATCTTTGAAGGCTTACCTAATCCATTTCCTGCAACAAGATACCATTCTTTAATTGTAAAAAGGGACACGTTACCAGATTGCTTTGAAATATCTGCTTGGACGAAAGAAGGAGAAATCATGGCCATCAGGCATAAGGACCTTCCGGTAGAGGGGGTTCAATTCCATCCAGAGTCTATTATGACTACGGCAGGGAAACAATTGCTTCAGAACTTTGTTTCGTATTACAAAATGGAATTGTCTCCAAAGGATGAGGGATATTGA
- the pabC gene encoding aminodeoxychorismate lyase, with product MYLYMNGEMIQEEEARISPFDHGFLYGMGIFETFRVYDGHPFLLEDHLERLNSSLTMIGIQKIINKDEVIQALKLLLEKNQLSNAYIRLNVSAGVGAVGLPVEPYDHANVMMFVKPLPEAGGPIEKEAQFLKLSRNTPEGSMRLKSHHYMNNLLAKKEIGNRTDVEGIFLTQDGCIAEGIVSNIFWVIDNQLFTPDLDTGILNGITRSFTIELARKKGLQVQEGFYKPDVLDKATEIFVTNSIQEIVAISKFNSLVLPGVKGELFQMLHQAYRLYTHSLWSRKEIK from the coding sequence ATGTATTTGTATATGAACGGAGAAATGATCCAGGAGGAGGAGGCAAGAATCTCCCCCTTTGATCATGGGTTCCTTTATGGGATGGGCATATTTGAAACATTTCGTGTATATGATGGGCATCCCTTTTTATTAGAGGATCATCTTGAGCGACTAAATAGCAGTCTAACGATGATTGGAATCCAAAAAATTATTAATAAGGACGAAGTGATTCAAGCGCTCAAGCTTCTTTTGGAAAAGAACCAGTTATCCAATGCTTATATTCGACTAAATGTATCAGCAGGTGTTGGTGCTGTCGGTCTACCTGTAGAGCCGTATGATCATGCCAATGTAATGATGTTTGTAAAGCCTCTTCCTGAAGCTGGTGGACCGATAGAAAAGGAAGCTCAGTTTCTAAAGCTCAGTCGAAATACTCCAGAAGGTTCCATGCGATTGAAGTCTCATCATTATATGAATAATTTATTGGCAAAAAAAGAAATAGGAAATCGGACAGATGTAGAGGGGATCTTTCTAACACAGGATGGATGTATTGCAGAAGGAATTGTCTCAAATATTTTCTGGGTAATAGATAATCAATTGTTTACCCCTGACCTGGATACAGGAATATTAAATGGAATCACCCGATCTTTTACTATAGAGCTTGCTAGAAAAAAAGGACTACAGGTTCAGGAAGGTTTTTATAAACCAGACGTACTGGATAAAGCAACTGAGATCTTTGTTACAAACTCGATTCAAGAAATTGTTGCTATTTCGAAATTTAACTCACTTGTATTACCAGGTGTAAAGGGTGAGCTTTTTCAAATGTTGCACCAAGCGTATCGATTGTATACACATAGTCTTTGGAGTAGGAAGGAAATAAAGTAA
- the folP gene encoding dihydropteroate synthase gives MGILNATPDSFSDGGSFDRVDEAVKRAIEMVDEGADIIDIGGESTRPGARFIPAEEEIERVVPVIKAISKEVNVPISIDTYKADVAREALAAGAHIINDVWGAKADANMKLVAAETKAPIILMHNREDRNYQSFFRDVMYDLYESISLVKDAGVSDEQIILDPGIGFAKNVQLNLEMMRHLHKLVAIGYPVLLGTSRKSMIGAVLDLPVHERMEGTGATVCYGIQQGCQIVRVHDVKEISRMAKMMDAMMGKGEYDG, from the coding sequence ATGGGAATCTTAAATGCTACCCCTGATTCATTTTCTGATGGTGGCAGCTTTGATAGAGTTGATGAAGCGGTCAAACGAGCGATAGAGATGGTGGATGAAGGAGCAGATATTATTGATATCGGTGGGGAGTCCACAAGGCCTGGAGCGAGATTTATACCTGCTGAAGAGGAAATTGAACGTGTGGTTCCTGTTATTAAAGCCATATCAAAAGAGGTTAATGTTCCAATATCTATAGATACATATAAAGCAGATGTAGCTAGAGAAGCATTGGCTGCTGGAGCTCATATTATTAATGATGTATGGGGTGCTAAGGCGGACGCGAATATGAAACTGGTAGCGGCAGAAACAAAGGCACCTATCATTCTCATGCACAACCGGGAGGACCGGAACTATCAGTCTTTTTTCAGGGATGTTATGTATGATTTGTATGAAAGCATTTCTCTAGTGAAGGATGCTGGTGTGAGTGATGAACAAATTATATTAGATCCAGGCATTGGGTTTGCGAAGAATGTACAGTTAAACTTGGAAATGATGAGACATCTACATAAGCTTGTAGCTATCGGTTACCCTGTTCTTCTCGGAACCTCTCGTAAATCAATGATAGGTGCTGTGTTAGACCTACCTGTACATGAACGCATGGAAGGAACCGGAGCGACTGTATGTTATGGTATTCAACAGGGATGCCAAATCGTTAGAGTTCATGATGTGAAGGAAATTAGTCGAATGGCAAAAATGATGGACGCGATGATGGGAAAAGGAGAATACGATGGATAA
- the folB gene encoding dihydroneopterin aldolase: MDKIYVNRMQFYGFHGVFPEENRLGQRFMVDLVVEVDLKKAGQSDNLNESINYGELYQLCKDVVEGEPFKLVESVAEEIASRCLSGFSKAHAVTVKVIKPDPPIQGHYESVAVEIMRSRSN; this comes from the coding sequence ATGGATAAAATTTACGTTAACCGTATGCAATTTTATGGTTTTCATGGTGTGTTCCCAGAAGAAAATCGGTTAGGACAGAGATTTATGGTTGATCTCGTTGTTGAAGTGGACTTGAAAAAAGCGGGGCAAAGCGATAACTTGAATGAATCCATTAATTATGGCGAGCTATATCAGCTGTGTAAAGACGTTGTGGAAGGTGAACCTTTTAAGCTAGTAGAATCAGTTGCTGAGGAAATTGCTTCACGCTGTTTAAGCGGATTTTCTAAAGCTCATGCTGTAACGGTAAAGGTCATCAAGCCAGATCCACCCATTCAAGGACATTACGAATCAGTCGCAGTTGAAATTATGAGGAGTAGATCTAATTGA